The Nitriliruptor alkaliphilus DSM 45188 genome includes a region encoding these proteins:
- a CDS encoding zinc-dependent alcohol dehydrogenase: protein MRAAIVRAFNAPLEVTDVPTPEPGPEQVLVRIEASGLCHTDIHAWRGDWPVKPSPPFIPGHEGVGIVEAIGASVTRVAVGQRVALPWLATACGTCDHCVGGWETLCESQQNTGYSVDGGYAEYAVADARYVGLVPKGIDPVDAAPLTCAGVTTYKAVKVAGTRSSDLVAVFGVGGLGHLAVQYAAIAGGTVVAVDLFDDKLEQAKTLGATYTVNAREQDVAAEIQGLGGADQAIVTAVSPRAFEQAFASLRRGGTLSMVGLPADNDMTLPIFETVLQGITVRGSIVGTRKDLAEVFELHRLGRTRVVREVRRLDSVNEDFAAVEAGEVTARLVFTF from the coding sequence ATGAGAGCTGCCATCGTCCGCGCCTTCAACGCGCCGCTCGAGGTCACCGACGTCCCGACCCCCGAGCCAGGCCCCGAGCAGGTGCTCGTCCGCATCGAGGCGTCGGGCCTGTGCCACACCGACATCCACGCCTGGCGCGGTGACTGGCCCGTCAAGCCGTCGCCGCCCTTCATCCCCGGCCACGAGGGGGTCGGCATCGTCGAAGCGATCGGTGCCAGCGTCACCCGCGTCGCGGTCGGCCAGCGGGTCGCCCTCCCGTGGCTCGCCACCGCCTGCGGGACCTGCGACCACTGCGTCGGTGGCTGGGAGACCCTCTGCGAGTCCCAGCAGAACACCGGCTACTCGGTCGACGGTGGGTACGCCGAGTACGCCGTCGCCGATGCGCGCTACGTCGGGCTCGTCCCGAAGGGCATCGATCCGGTCGACGCCGCACCGCTGACCTGCGCCGGCGTGACCACGTACAAGGCGGTGAAGGTCGCCGGGACCCGTTCCAGCGACCTCGTGGCGGTCTTCGGCGTCGGTGGTCTCGGTCACCTCGCCGTGCAGTACGCCGCGATCGCCGGCGGCACCGTCGTGGCAGTCGACCTGTTCGACGACAAGCTCGAGCAGGCCAAGACCCTCGGCGCGACCTACACCGTCAACGCCCGCGAGCAGGACGTCGCGGCCGAGATCCAGGGGCTCGGCGGCGCCGACCAGGCGATCGTCACCGCGGTCTCGCCCCGCGCCTTCGAGCAGGCCTTCGCGTCGCTGCGTCGCGGCGGCACGTTGTCGATGGTGGGGCTGCCGGCGGACAACGACATGACCCTGCCGATCTTCGAGACGGTGCTGCAGGGGATCACCGTGCGCGGATCGATCGTCGGGACGCGCAAGGACCTCGCCGAGGTGTTCGAGCTGCACCGGCTCGGGCGCACGCGGGTCGTGCGT